The Burkholderia ambifaria AMMD genome has a segment encoding these proteins:
- a CDS encoding DoxX family protein, with translation MTPNQPFLASQRDVLLLLSRILLVILFVMFGWKKIVDFSGTIAFMGSEGAPAPIISAAIAVVMELFVGIALLIGFQTRPLALLLALYTIGTALIGHHYWTMTGGEQMNNMIHFYKNIAISGGLLALCAAGPGRFSIDRG, from the coding sequence ATGACACCGAATCAACCGTTTCTCGCGTCCCAGCGCGATGTGCTGCTGCTGCTGTCCCGAATCCTGCTCGTGATCCTGTTCGTGATGTTCGGCTGGAAGAAGATCGTCGACTTCTCCGGTACGATCGCGTTCATGGGAAGCGAGGGCGCGCCCGCGCCGATCATCTCGGCGGCGATCGCCGTCGTGATGGAGCTGTTCGTCGGCATCGCGCTCCTCATCGGCTTCCAGACGCGGCCGCTTGCGCTGCTGCTTGCGCTGTATACCATCGGCACCGCGCTCATCGGCCACCACTACTGGACGATGACGGGCGGCGAGCAGATGAACAACATGATTCATTTCTACAAGAACATCGCGATCTCCGGCGGCTTGCTTGCGCTGTGCGCGGCGGGCCCCGGACGTTTTTCGATCGATCGCGGGTGA
- a CDS encoding cytochrome c, giving the protein MRKSTLTFLLAGSLALPGLVRAADSADPAQIKRGEYLAVAGDCMACHTAKGGKPFAGGLPMPVPMLGKIYTSNITPDPDTGIGNWTFDDFERAVRHGVSKNGANLYPAMPYVSYAKINDDDVQALYAYFMHGVEPVKQAPPKNEIPPLLSMRWPLKIWNWLFLKDGAYQPKPSQSAEWNRGAYLVQGLAHCSTCHTPRGIAMQEKSLDETGGSFLSGSVLAGWDGYNITSDPHAGIGGWTQQQLVQYLRTGSVPGVAQAAGPMAEAVEHSFSKMTDADIGAIATYIRTVPAVASGDAKQSRSSWGKPAEDGLKLRGVPLASSGIDPARLYLGNCASCHQMQGKGTPDGYYPSLFHNSTVGASNPTNLVQVILNGVQRKAGSEDVGMPAFRHELSDAQIAALANYLTGQFGNPAAKVTEQDVAKAR; this is encoded by the coding sequence GTGCGGAAATCTACTCTCACCTTCCTCCTCGCCGGCAGCCTCGCGTTGCCGGGGCTCGTGCGCGCGGCCGATTCGGCCGATCCCGCGCAGATCAAGCGCGGCGAATATCTCGCGGTCGCGGGCGACTGCATGGCCTGTCACACCGCGAAGGGCGGCAAGCCGTTCGCCGGCGGCCTCCCGATGCCGGTGCCGATGCTCGGCAAGATCTATACGAGCAACATCACGCCGGACCCCGACACGGGCATCGGCAACTGGACGTTCGACGACTTCGAGCGCGCGGTGCGTCACGGCGTGTCGAAGAACGGCGCGAACCTGTACCCGGCGATGCCGTACGTGTCGTACGCGAAGATCAACGACGACGACGTGCAGGCGTTGTACGCGTACTTCATGCACGGCGTCGAGCCGGTCAAGCAGGCGCCGCCGAAGAACGAGATTCCGCCGCTGCTGAGCATGCGCTGGCCGCTGAAGATCTGGAACTGGCTGTTCCTGAAAGACGGCGCGTACCAGCCGAAGCCGTCGCAGAGCGCCGAGTGGAACCGCGGTGCGTACTTGGTGCAGGGCCTCGCGCACTGCAGCACGTGCCACACGCCGCGCGGTATCGCGATGCAGGAGAAGTCGCTCGACGAGACCGGCGGCAGCTTCCTGTCGGGCTCGGTGCTGGCGGGTTGGGACGGCTACAACATCACGTCGGACCCGCACGCGGGGATCGGCGGCTGGACGCAGCAGCAGCTCGTCCAGTATCTGCGTACCGGCAGCGTGCCGGGCGTCGCGCAGGCGGCCGGTCCGATGGCCGAGGCGGTCGAGCACAGCTTCTCGAAGATGACCGACGCCGACATCGGTGCGATCGCAACCTACATCCGCACGGTGCCGGCGGTGGCCAGCGGCGACGCGAAGCAGTCGCGTTCGTCGTGGGGCAAGCCGGCGGAAGACGGCCTGAAGTTGCGTGGCGTGCCGCTCGCGTCGTCGGGCATCGATCCGGCGCGGCTGTATCTCGGCAACTGCGCGAGCTGTCACCAGATGCAGGGCAAGGGCACCCCGGACGGCTATTACCCGTCGCTGTTCCACAACTCGACGGTGGGCGCGTCGAATCCAACGAACCTCGTGCAGGTGATCCTGAACGGCGTGCAGCGCAAGGCCGGCAGCGAGGACGTCGGGATGCCCGCGTTCCGCCACGAGCTGTCCGATGCGCAGATCGCCGCGCTGGCGAACTACCTGACCGGGCAGTTCGGCAATCCGGCCGCGAAGGTGACCGAGCAGGACGTCGCGAAGGCGCGTTGA
- a CDS encoding GMC family oxidoreductase, translating into MADTDTQKADVVVVGSGVAGAIVAHQLAMAGKSVILLEAGPRMPRGEIVERFRNQPDKTDFMAPYPSSPWAPHPEYGPPNDYLVLKGEHKFNSQYIRAVGGTTWHWAASAWRFIPNDFKMKTVYGVGRDWPIQYDDLEHYYQRAEEELGVWGPGPEEDLYSPRKQAYPMPPLPLSFNEQTIKSALNGYDPKFHVVTEPVARNSRPYDGRPTCCGNNNCMPICPIGAMYNGIVHVEKAEQAGAKLIDSAVVYKLETGPDKRIVAAIYKDKTGADHRVEGKYFVVAANGIETPKILLMSANRDFPNGVANSSDMVGRNLMDHPGTGVSFYASDKLWPGRGPQEMTSLIGFRDGPFRATEAAKKIHLSNMSRINQETQKIFKAGKLMKSDELDAQIRDRSARYVQFDCFHEILPQPENRIVPSKTATDAIGIPRPEITYAIDDYVKRGAVHTREVYATAAKVLGGTDVVFNDEFAPNNHITGSTIMGADARDSVVDKDCRTFDHPNLFISSSSTMPTVGTVNVTLTIAALALRMSDTLKKEV; encoded by the coding sequence ATGGCGGATACCGATACGCAAAAGGCCGACGTCGTGGTCGTCGGGTCCGGTGTCGCGGGCGCGATCGTCGCGCACCAGCTCGCGATGGCGGGCAAGTCGGTGATCCTGCTCGAAGCAGGCCCGCGCATGCCGCGCGGCGAAATCGTCGAGCGTTTCCGCAACCAGCCCGACAAGACGGACTTCATGGCGCCGTACCCGTCGAGCCCGTGGGCGCCGCATCCGGAATACGGCCCGCCGAACGACTACCTGGTCCTGAAGGGCGAGCACAAGTTCAACTCGCAGTACATCCGTGCGGTGGGCGGCACGACGTGGCACTGGGCCGCGTCGGCGTGGCGCTTCATCCCGAACGACTTCAAGATGAAGACGGTGTACGGCGTCGGCCGCGACTGGCCGATCCAGTACGACGATCTCGAGCATTACTATCAGCGCGCCGAGGAAGAGCTCGGCGTGTGGGGCCCCGGCCCCGAGGAAGACCTGTACTCGCCGCGCAAGCAGGCGTACCCGATGCCGCCGCTGCCGTTGTCGTTCAACGAGCAGACGATCAAGAGCGCGCTCAACGGCTATGACCCGAAGTTCCACGTCGTGACCGAGCCGGTCGCGCGCAACAGCCGCCCGTACGACGGCCGGCCGACTTGTTGCGGGAACAACAATTGCATGCCGATCTGCCCGATCGGCGCGATGTACAACGGCATCGTGCACGTCGAGAAGGCCGAGCAGGCGGGCGCGAAGCTGATCGACAGCGCGGTCGTCTACAAGCTCGAGACCGGTCCGGACAAGCGCATCGTCGCCGCGATCTACAAGGACAAGACGGGCGCCGACCATCGCGTCGAAGGCAAGTACTTCGTGGTGGCCGCGAACGGCATCGAGACGCCGAAGATCCTGCTGATGTCGGCGAACCGCGATTTCCCGAACGGTGTCGCGAACAGCTCCGACATGGTCGGGCGCAACCTGATGGACCACCCGGGCACGGGCGTGTCGTTCTACGCGAGCGACAAGCTGTGGCCGGGCCGCGGCCCGCAGGAGATGACGTCGCTGATCGGATTCCGCGACGGCCCGTTCCGCGCGACCGAAGCCGCGAAGAAGATCCACCTGTCGAACATGTCGCGCATCAACCAGGAGACGCAGAAGATCTTCAAGGCCGGCAAGCTGATGAAGTCCGACGAGCTCGACGCGCAGATCCGCGATCGTTCCGCGCGCTACGTGCAGTTCGACTGCTTCCACGAAATCCTGCCGCAGCCCGAGAACCGCATCGTGCCGAGCAAGACGGCCACCGACGCGATCGGCATTCCGCGCCCGGAAATCACGTATGCGATCGACGACTACGTGAAGCGCGGCGCCGTGCATACGCGCGAGGTCTACGCGACGGCCGCGAAGGTGCTGGGCGGTACGGACGTCGTGTTCAACGACGAGTTCGCGCCGAACAACCACATCACGGGCTCGACGATCATGGGCGCCGATGCACGTGACTCGGTCGTCGACAAGGACTGCCGCACGTTCGACCATCCGAACCTGTTCATCTCGAGCAGCTCGACGATGCCGACCGTCGGTACGGTGAACGTGACGCTGACGATCGCGGCGCTGGCGCTGCGGATGTCGGACACGCTGAAGAAGGAAGTCTGA
- a CDS encoding sugar dehydrogenase complex small subunit yields the protein MHNDNTPHSRRASDASVSGITRRQWLQGALALTAAGLTGSLALRALADNPGTAPLDTFMTLSEALTGKKGLSRVLGERFLHALQKGSFKTADGLSQLAGALASGSLDADQESAALSILGAWYLGIVDNVVITYEEALMFSVVSDTLVIPSYCPNKPGFWAEKPIERQA from the coding sequence ATGCACAACGACAACACCCCCCACTCGCGTCGCGCAAGCGACGCATCCGTATCCGGCATCACGCGGCGTCAATGGCTGCAGGGCGCACTGGCGCTGACGGCGGCCGGCCTCACCGGCTCGCTGGCGTTGCGGGCCCTGGCCGATAATCCCGGCACCGCGCCGCTCGATACGTTCATGACGCTCTCCGAAGCACTGACAGGCAAGAAAGGGCTGAGCCGCGTGCTCGGCGAACGCTTCCTGCATGCGCTGCAGAAGGGTTCGTTCAAGACGGCCGACGGTCTGTCTCAACTCGCCGGCGCGCTCGCGTCCGGTTCACTGGATGCCGATCAGGAGAGCGCCGCGCTGTCGATTCTCGGCGCGTGGTATCTCGGCATCGTCGACAACGTCGTGATTACTTACGAAGAAGCATTAATGTTCAGCGTTGTGTCCGATACGCTCGTGATTCCTTCGTATTGCCCCAACAAACCCGGCTTCTGGGCCGAAAAACCGATCGAGAGGCAAGCCTGA
- a CDS encoding alpha-2-macroglobulin family protein yields MKQHNKHNNTHQSNHTTRLLWRIGAIAALGAAAALPLHALAARTVSVSPQGTVTEVRQSVVKFDEPMVAFGSASAPNPARMTCNDSTAARGQGHWLDDKTWVYDFENDLPPGVRCSVALNDTLRSVAGNAVSGPRRFTFQTGGPFPVTVRPGSREIEERQVFVLKLNGPAEPRSALANIWCEAAGIGNRIPVTAADDATRNALLDHFGLKKDAARVLTLSCAQALPASAKMQLVYGKGVASPSGIANDTERRFDFTVRAPFTASFSCERENAKAPCTPLRPLTLSFNAPISRKNAEAIKLRGPDGSLSPTFGADDHSDEVTTVTFNPPLPAQANLTIELPSGLRDVTDRSLANADLFPLATRTAPMPPLAKFSSGTFGIVERFAEPDTPALVPVTLRNVEADLHIAGLNTRGAQFSNLKVDDDTTIRQWMRTVERFDNWAMTAGTIDERVPGLLRRTGQHPVYVPLGAGEKMPAPQNRRIDVRSLSLLTGEPGAQAMTLPKADPKALRPFEVVGVPIDKPGFYVLELASPALGRSLLAKPSSMYVRTTVLVTNLGVHLKQGRENNLVWVTTLDKGKPVPNARIRVSDCNGDEIATGKTDAQGLLKIDGQFEPKHECSQSERFDDYFVSARVDDPKTGPDMAFVSSNWNRGIESWRFNVPTDTGSEPTVRAHTVFDRTLLRAGETVSMKHFLRTETLQTLAFPAQYPTRVKIRHLGSDQTYKLPLTWSADHSADTQFPLPPAAKLGEYSVTLEGGPDDAPTTSYYSGSFRVEAFRLPVLKGSIGARDAQKSPLVAVKEAPLAVQIDYVSGGGASNLPVQVSALMKWASPPFADRFEDFSFTPYRPERSDGNADDDAQDGDNASAANNDPDATKLIADKLPLTLDRNGAGSVTLKGLPDVDAPKRIALEATFADPNGEVQTIRGDTILWPAAVVAGIKAGRWVSVGQRVPVQALAVDLQGKPRASVSIEIKGVAHVTTSSRKRMVGGFYAYDNKSDTRDLGVLCSGKTDDKGRMACDATLEQAGNVQLIAVAKDGDGRTSNASTSVWVTREDELWFGGDNTDRIDVIPEKTSYEPGETARFQVRMPFRYATALVAVERGGVMETHIVELTGKNPTVDLKVGESWGPNVYVSVLALRGRIREVPWYSFFTWGWKAPVEWARAFWREGRHHEAPTAFVDLSKPAFRYGLGEIKVGTGVHRLGVTVTTDATRYTVRGKAQAHVKVTLPNGQPAPAGTQIAVAAVDEALLELMPNNSWDLLDAMLQRRAYGVETATAQMEIVGRRHFGRKAVPAGGGGGSAPTRELFDTLLLWNPRVTLDANGSANVEVPLNDALTRFRIVAVAAVGPDRFGTGSTSIRSTQDLQLISGLPPLVREGDAFRAQVTLRNTTDRAMQVVVTPRVTGLDVAPQTVSLAANAATEVAWTITVPEQALDAAGALNWRIEAAEQGGKRASDALAVAQKVVPALPVTVQQATLTQVDGTLTLPVAAPAGAVNNAQGAPRGGIAVSLQSKLADGLPGVRRWFERYPYRCLEQQTSRAIGLHDAAQWQALVARMPVYLDSDGLASYFPPSSDDAHYGSPTLSSYLLVVADEAGRLDPRFALPEDLRTQLEAGLARFIDGRIERNAWAPRQDRDLRKLAAIEALSRYGAAQGRMLGSIEIAPNQWPTSALIDYHAILTRVKDIPQRDEKRAQVEQILRARLTYQGTQLVFSTARDDDLWWLMTSNETNAARLALEFAGDPAWKDEMPRVTAGLLALQRQGAWQTTTSNALGQLAVERFSRTYESVPVAGTTKVALGGNERAIAWSQAGSAAPAESPASATPATRASTERSVLMPWPRASQAPATLSVTQDGTGRPWATVESLAAVPLRTPFAAGYRITKTVTPVSPAVKGVLTRGDVVRVHLDIDAQSDMTWVVVNDPIPSGATILGSGLGRDSEAATQGEKSPDGAWPAFIERDFDGYRAYYDYLPKGKLSVEYTVRLNNVGTFGLPPTRVEALYAPSVYGLWPNPPMTVKPADAGKS; encoded by the coding sequence ATGAAGCAGCACAATAAACACAACAACACGCATCAATCCAATCACACCACACGGCTGCTCTGGCGCATCGGCGCGATCGCGGCGCTCGGCGCCGCCGCGGCACTGCCGCTGCATGCGCTCGCGGCGCGCACGGTGAGCGTGTCGCCGCAAGGCACGGTCACCGAAGTCCGGCAAAGCGTCGTCAAGTTCGACGAGCCGATGGTCGCGTTCGGCTCGGCGTCCGCGCCGAACCCCGCGCGCATGACCTGCAACGATTCCACCGCCGCGCGCGGCCAGGGTCACTGGCTCGACGACAAAACGTGGGTCTACGATTTCGAGAACGACCTGCCGCCAGGCGTGCGTTGCTCGGTCGCGCTCAACGACACGCTGCGCTCGGTCGCCGGCAATGCCGTGAGCGGCCCGCGCCGCTTCACGTTTCAAACCGGCGGCCCGTTCCCGGTGACGGTGCGCCCCGGCTCGCGCGAGATCGAGGAGCGCCAGGTCTTCGTGCTGAAGCTGAACGGCCCGGCCGAGCCGCGTTCCGCGCTCGCGAACATCTGGTGCGAGGCGGCCGGCATCGGCAACCGCATCCCCGTCACGGCCGCCGACGACGCTACCCGCAACGCGCTGCTCGACCATTTCGGGCTGAAGAAGGACGCCGCGCGCGTGCTGACGCTGTCGTGCGCGCAGGCGCTGCCCGCGAGCGCAAAGATGCAGCTCGTCTACGGCAAGGGCGTCGCGAGCCCGAGCGGCATCGCGAACGACACCGAGCGCCGCTTCGACTTCACGGTGCGCGCCCCGTTCACCGCGAGCTTCTCGTGCGAACGCGAGAACGCGAAGGCGCCCTGCACGCCGCTGCGCCCGCTGACGCTGTCGTTCAACGCGCCGATCTCGCGCAAGAACGCCGAGGCGATCAAGCTGCGCGGTCCTGACGGTTCGCTTTCACCGACCTTCGGGGCCGACGACCACAGCGACGAAGTGACCACCGTCACGTTCAACCCGCCGCTGCCCGCGCAGGCGAACCTGACGATCGAGCTGCCGTCCGGCCTGCGCGACGTGACCGACCGCTCGCTCGCGAACGCCGACCTGTTCCCGCTCGCGACGCGCACCGCGCCGATGCCGCCGCTCGCGAAATTCTCGTCGGGCACCTTCGGGATCGTCGAGCGTTTCGCCGAACCCGATACGCCGGCGCTCGTGCCGGTCACGCTGCGCAACGTGGAGGCCGACCTGCATATCGCGGGCCTCAACACGCGCGGCGCGCAATTCTCGAACCTGAAGGTCGACGACGACACCACGATCCGCCAATGGATGCGCACCGTCGAGCGCTTCGACAACTGGGCGATGACGGCCGGCACGATCGACGAGCGCGTGCCGGGCCTGCTCCGGCGCACGGGCCAGCACCCCGTCTACGTACCGCTCGGGGCCGGTGAAAAGATGCCCGCGCCGCAGAATCGCCGCATCGACGTGCGCTCGCTGTCGCTGCTCACCGGCGAGCCGGGGGCGCAGGCGATGACACTGCCGAAGGCCGATCCGAAGGCGCTGCGTCCGTTCGAGGTCGTCGGCGTGCCGATCGACAAGCCCGGTTTCTACGTGCTCGAACTCGCGTCGCCCGCGCTCGGCCGCTCGCTGCTCGCGAAGCCGTCGAGCATGTACGTGCGCACCACCGTGCTCGTCACGAACCTCGGCGTGCATCTGAAACAGGGCCGCGAGAACAACCTCGTGTGGGTCACGACGCTCGACAAGGGCAAGCCGGTGCCGAACGCGCGGATCCGCGTGTCGGACTGCAACGGCGACGAGATCGCGACCGGCAAGACCGATGCGCAAGGCCTGCTGAAGATCGACGGTCAATTCGAGCCGAAGCACGAATGCAGCCAGTCGGAACGCTTCGACGACTACTTCGTGTCGGCGCGCGTGGACGATCCGAAGACGGGCCCCGACATGGCGTTCGTCAGCTCGAACTGGAACCGCGGGATCGAATCGTGGCGCTTCAACGTGCCGACCGACACCGGCAGCGAACCGACCGTGCGTGCGCATACCGTGTTCGACCGCACGCTCCTGCGTGCCGGCGAAACCGTTTCGATGAAGCACTTCCTGCGCACCGAGACGCTGCAGACCCTCGCGTTCCCGGCGCAATACCCGACGCGCGTGAAGATCCGCCATCTCGGCTCCGACCAGACCTACAAGCTGCCGCTCACGTGGTCGGCCGACCACAGCGCGGATACGCAATTCCCGCTGCCGCCCGCGGCCAAGCTCGGCGAATACAGCGTCACGCTCGAAGGCGGCCCGGACGATGCGCCGACCACCAGCTACTACAGCGGCAGCTTCCGCGTCGAAGCGTTCCGCCTGCCGGTGCTCAAGGGGTCGATCGGCGCGCGCGACGCGCAGAAGAGCCCGCTCGTCGCCGTGAAGGAAGCGCCGCTCGCGGTGCAGATCGACTACGTGTCGGGCGGCGGCGCATCGAACCTGCCGGTGCAGGTGTCGGCGCTGATGAAGTGGGCGTCGCCGCCGTTCGCGGATCGCTTCGAGGACTTCAGCTTCACGCCGTATCGTCCGGAGCGCAGCGACGGCAACGCCGACGACGATGCGCAGGACGGCGACAACGCGTCGGCCGCGAACAACGATCCCGACGCGACCAAGCTGATCGCGGACAAGCTGCCGCTGACGCTCGACCGAAACGGTGCGGGCTCGGTCACGCTGAAGGGCCTGCCCGACGTCGACGCGCCGAAGCGCATCGCGCTCGAGGCGACCTTCGCGGACCCGAACGGCGAAGTGCAGACGATCCGCGGCGACACGATCCTGTGGCCGGCCGCGGTGGTAGCCGGCATCAAGGCCGGCCGCTGGGTGTCGGTCGGCCAGCGCGTGCCGGTGCAGGCGCTCGCGGTCGACCTGCAGGGCAAGCCGCGTGCGTCGGTGTCGATCGAGATCAAGGGCGTCGCGCACGTCACGACGTCGTCGCGCAAGCGAATGGTCGGCGGCTTCTACGCGTACGACAACAAGAGCGACACGCGCGACCTCGGCGTGCTGTGCTCGGGCAAGACCGACGACAAGGGCCGCATGGCCTGCGACGCGACGCTCGAACAGGCCGGCAACGTCCAGTTGATCGCGGTCGCGAAGGACGGCGACGGCCGCACGTCGAACGCGTCGACGTCCGTGTGGGTCACGCGCGAGGACGAACTGTGGTTCGGCGGCGATAACACCGACCGGATCGACGTGATTCCGGAGAAGACGTCCTACGAGCCGGGCGAAACGGCCCGCTTCCAGGTGCGCATGCCGTTCCGCTACGCCACGGCGCTGGTCGCGGTCGAACGCGGCGGCGTGATGGAAACGCACATCGTCGAACTGACCGGCAAGAATCCGACCGTCGACCTGAAGGTCGGCGAATCGTGGGGGCCGAACGTCTACGTGTCGGTGCTCGCGCTGCGCGGCCGGATTCGCGAGGTGCCGTGGTACTCGTTCTTCACGTGGGGCTGGAAGGCGCCGGTCGAATGGGCGCGCGCGTTCTGGCGCGAAGGCCGTCACCATGAAGCGCCGACCGCGTTCGTCGACCTGTCGAAGCCCGCGTTCCGCTACGGCCTCGGCGAGATCAAGGTCGGCACCGGCGTGCATCGTCTCGGCGTGACCGTGACGACCGACGCGACGCGCTACACGGTGCGCGGCAAGGCGCAGGCGCACGTGAAGGTCACGCTGCCGAACGGCCAGCCCGCGCCTGCCGGCACGCAGATCGCGGTCGCGGCCGTCGACGAGGCGCTGCTCGAACTGATGCCGAACAACAGCTGGGACCTGCTCGACGCGATGCTGCAGCGACGCGCGTACGGCGTCGAGACGGCCACCGCGCAGATGGAAATCGTCGGCCGCCGCCACTTCGGCCGCAAGGCCGTGCCGGCCGGTGGCGGCGGCGGCAGCGCGCCGACGCGCGAGCTGTTCGACACGCTGCTGCTGTGGAATCCGCGCGTGACGCTCGACGCGAACGGCAGCGCAAACGTCGAGGTGCCGCTGAACGACGCGCTCACGCGCTTCCGGATCGTCGCCGTCGCGGCGGTCGGCCCGGACCGCTTCGGCACCGGCAGCACGTCGATCCGTAGCACGCAGGATCTGCAACTGATCTCCGGCCTGCCGCCGCTCGTGCGCGAAGGCGATGCGTTCCGCGCGCAGGTCACGCTGCGCAACACGACCGACCGCGCGATGCAGGTGGTCGTGACGCCGCGCGTGACGGGGCTCGACGTCGCGCCGCAAACCGTGTCGCTCGCGGCCAACGCGGCGACCGAGGTCGCGTGGACGATCACCGTGCCCGAGCAGGCGCTCGACGCGGCCGGCGCGCTGAACTGGCGGATCGAAGCGGCCGAGCAAGGCGGCAAGCGCGCGTCCGATGCGCTGGCCGTCGCGCAGAAGGTCGTGCCCGCCCTGCCGGTGACCGTGCAGCAGGCCACGCTCACGCAGGTCGACGGCACGCTGACGTTGCCCGTGGCGGCCCCGGCCGGCGCCGTCAACAACGCGCAGGGCGCGCCGCGCGGCGGCATCGCCGTGTCGCTGCAGTCGAAGCTCGCGGACGGCCTGCCCGGCGTGCGGCGCTGGTTCGAGCGCTATCCGTACCGCTGTCTCGAACAGCAGACGTCGCGTGCGATCGGCCTGCACGACGCCGCGCAATGGCAGGCGCTGGTGGCACGGATGCCCGTCTACCTCGACAGCGACGGGCTCGCGAGCTATTTCCCGCCGTCGTCCGACGATGCGCACTACGGCAGCCCGACGCTGTCGTCGTACCTGCTCGTGGTCGCCGACGAAGCCGGCCGCCTCGACCCGCGCTTCGCGCTGCCGGAAGACCTGCGCACGCAGCTCGAAGCCGGGCTCGCACGCTTCATCGACGGCCGCATCGAGCGCAACGCATGGGCGCCGCGCCAGGATCGCGACCTGCGCAAGCTGGCCGCGATCGAGGCGCTGTCGCGTTACGGTGCCGCGCAAGGCCGCATGCTCGGCTCGATCGAGATCGCGCCGAACCAATGGCCGACGTCGGCGCTGATCGACTATCACGCGATCCTCACGCGCGTGAAGGACATCCCGCAGCGCGACGAGAAACGTGCGCAGGTCGAGCAGATCCTGCGCGCGCGCCTCACGTACCAGGGCACGCAGCTCGTGTTCTCGACCGCGCGCGACGACGACCTGTGGTGGCTGATGACGAGCAACGAGACCAACGCCGCACGCCTCGCGCTGGAATTCGCGGGCGACCCGGCGTGGAAGGACGAGATGCCGCGCGTGACGGCCGGCCTGCTCGCGCTGCAACGTCAGGGCGCATGGCAGACGACGACGTCGAACGCACTCGGCCAACTGGCGGTCGAGCGCTTCTCGCGCACCTACGAGAGCGTGCCGGTGGCCGGCACGACGAAGGTCGCGCTCGGCGGCAACGAGCGTGCGATCGCGTGGTCGCAGGCAGGCTCGGCCGCGCCCGCCGAGTCGCCCGCGTCGGCCACGCCCGCGACCCGCGCCTCCACCGAACGCAGCGTGCTGATGCCGTGGCCGCGTGCGTCGCAGGCGCCGGCCACGCTGTCCGTCACCCAGGATGGCACGGGCCGCCCGTGGGCAACGGTCGAAAGCCTCGCGGCCGTGCCGCTGCGCACGCCGTTCGCGGCCGGCTACCGGATCACGAAGACCGTCACGCCCGTGTCGCCCGCCGTCAAGGGCGTGCTGACGCGCGGCGACGTCGTGCGCGTGCATCTCGACATCGACGCGCAGAGCGACATGACGTGGGTCGTCGTCAACGATCCGATTCCGTCCGGCGCGACGATTCTCGGCTCGGGCCTCGGCCGCGACTCCGAGGCCGCGACGCAGGGCGAGAAATCCCCGGACGGCGCATGGCCGGCGTTCATCGAACGCGACTTCGACGGCTACCGCGCGTATTACGACTATCTGCCGAAGGGCAAACTCTCGGTCGAGTACACGGTGCGGCTGAACAACGTCGGCACCTTCGGGCTGCCGCCGACGCGCGTCGAGGCGCTGTACGCGCCGTCCGTGTATGGCCTGTGGCCGAACCCGCCGATGACCGTGAAGCCGGCCGACGCGGGCAAGTCGTGA